One window of Nymphaea colorata isolate Beijing-Zhang1983 chromosome 1, ASM883128v2, whole genome shotgun sequence genomic DNA carries:
- the LOC116260865 gene encoding UDP-glycosyltransferase 88B1-like encodes MFDGDLCRYLASQVSLVDILFFKSPDSAFSAPPFLPIVWRETRRKMKEGVVLFPTTGAGHLVAMIELAKRFRHHSHTLSITVFLIQDPFSSSPATAAPTSLHVKSVASSDLNINFIDLSAVEPPEGAEGLARLLIYIDKLKPLVSEALSSLSSTTTISAFVLDMFCVTMTDVAAELRIPAYVFFTGAAAAVGGVLYRPTLDRMYQQDLKDLKEPIEIPGWPLLPPSALPQPIQSKKYPTYKLLLEAARRYPQLEGILVNTFSELEPQAMEALAKGLCVPDGRTPPVHTVGPLLGLAAAPEKSDHECIKWLDQQPTSSVVFLCFGSLGSFTKEQIGEMARGVELSGHRFLWSVREQPGEVRGGFPRPIDADMDKVLPAGFVERTSERGLVWPTWVPQVAILSHPAVGGFVSHCGWNSTLESVWFGVPLIAWPLYAEQRMNAILLVQSSGLAVELREPGEYESVVKAELLERAIKRLMDDEEGRRVREKMKRMKALARNATEEGGSSYLTLASLVEKWTNIR; translated from the coding sequence ATGTTCGACGGAGACTTGTGCCGATACTTGGCAAGTCAGGTTTCACTCGTTGACATCCTCTTTTTTAAGTCTCCCGACTCTGCATTTTCTGCGCCTCCATTCTTGCCCATAGTCTGGCGTGAAACGcgcaggaagatgaaggagggagTGGTTCTGTTCCCGACGACCGGCGCCGGTCATCTGGTCGCCATGATCGAACTCGCCAAGCGATTTCGCCATCACAGCCACACCCTCTCCATCACCGTCTTCTTGATCCAAgaccccttctcctcctcccctgCCACCGCTGCTCCCACATCTCTTCATGTCAAATCTGTTGCATCTTCAGACCTCAACATCAACTTCATCGATCTTTCTGCAGTGGAGCCACCGGAGGGCGCGGAGGGGCTAGCCCGCTTGCTCATATACATCGACAAGCTCAAGCCCCTTGTCTCGGAGGCCCTGTCGTCgctctcctccaccaccaccatttCCGCTTTCGTTCTCGACATGTTCTGCGTCACCATGACGGATGTCGCGGCCGAGCTCCGCATCCCAGCCTATGTCTTCTTTACTGGAGCCGCAGCTGCCGTCGGTGGCGTGCTCTACAGGCCCACCCTCGACCGGATGTACCAACAAGACTTGAAGGACTTGAAGGAGCCGATCGAGATCCCCGGTTGGCCGCTGTTGCCACCTTCGGCACTGCCTCAACCCATTCAGAGCAAGAAGTACCCAACCTACAAATTGCTTTTGGAAGCGGCACGGCGCTACCCTCAACTCGAAGGAATCCTGGTTAACACCTTTTCTGAGTTGGAACCACAAGCCATGGAGGCGTTGGCGAAAGGGCTCTGCGTGCCGGACGGCCGGACGCCTCCTGTTCACACTGTCGGTCCCTTGCTTGGGCTCGCCGCGGCGCCGGAGAAGTCGGACCACGAGTGCATCAAGTGGCTCGACCAACAGCCCACTTCGTCGGTCGTCTTCCTCTGCTTCGGTAGCCTGGGTTCGTTCACGAAGGAGCAGATCGGGGAGATGGCACGCGGAGTCGAGCTTTCCGGGCATCGCTTCCTATGGTCGGTGCGGGAACAGCCTGGCGAAGTGCGGGGAGGCTTCCCTCGACCCATCGACGCCGACATGGACAAGGTGTTGCCGGCAGGGTTCGTGGAGCGGACCTCTGAGCGCGGCCTGGTTTGGCCGACGTGGGTGCCGCAGGTCGCCATTCTCTCGCACCCTGCAGTTGGTGGGTTCGTGTCGCACTGCGGCTGGAACTCGACCCTAGAGAGCGTCTGGTTCGGAGTGCCCCTGATCGCATGGCCCCTGTATGCTGAGCAGAGGATGAACGCCATCCTGTTGGTACAGAGTTCCGGGCTCGCCGTCGAACTGAGAGAGCCAGGTGAGTACGAATCGGTGGTGAAGGCGGAGCTGTtggagagggccatcaaaagATTGATGGATGatgaagagggaagaagagtgagggagaagatgaagagaatgaaAGCGTTGGCGAGAAACGCAACTGAAGAAGGAGGTTCATCTTATTTAACATTAGCATCATTGGTGGAGAAATGGACCAACATTCGCTAG